A genomic segment from Thermostichus lividus PCC 6715 encodes:
- a CDS encoding DUF3318 domain-containing protein: MTPDSEIRRLLDLMPASARMRCKLVSRPQQAQVITYRPALPWGDRPIEINFRLWSRLDTRERDLLILRAVAWFNATGLIKLDLYQGVTVAGALGTVLQFLQADAVGAIVAGGLTAFGALQVWQNTRGVAVEVAADRHALQLAQRRGYSEAEAAAALLAAIEHVATLERRPVLEVNDLIRTQNLRQLVGDPVTPNRVA, translated from the coding sequence GTGACCCCAGACTCCGAGATTCGCCGTCTTCTAGACCTCATGCCCGCCTCCGCTCGGATGCGCTGTAAATTGGTCTCCCGTCCGCAGCAGGCACAGGTCATTACCTATCGGCCAGCCCTGCCGTGGGGCGATCGCCCCATTGAAATTAATTTCCGCCTCTGGAGCCGGTTAGATACTCGCGAGCGGGATCTACTGATCTTGCGAGCCGTAGCTTGGTTTAACGCAACGGGATTAATCAAATTAGATCTGTATCAGGGGGTAACCGTTGCGGGCGCCCTTGGCACCGTCTTGCAATTCCTGCAAGCAGATGCAGTGGGGGCGATCGTCGCGGGGGGTCTAACCGCCTTTGGTGCCCTCCAAGTGTGGCAGAATACACGCGGTGTGGCTGTGGAAGTGGCGGCCGATCGCCACGCCTTACAGCTGGCGCAACGCCGGGGATACAGCGAAGCCGAAGCAGCAGCAGCTCTACTTGCCGCTATCGAGCATGTGGCGACCCTTGAGCGCCGACCTGTGCTTGAAGTGAACGACCTTATTCGCACCCAAAACCTGCGGCAATTGGTCGGAGACCCAGTCACCCCCAATCGGGTAGCGTGA
- the chlP gene encoding geranylgeranyl reductase: MSLRVAVVGGGPAGSSAAEILAKAGIETYLFERKLDNAKPCGGAIPLCMVSEFELPPEIIDRRVRKMKMISPSNIEVNIGQTLKDDEYIGMCRREVLDTFMRNRAADLGTNLINGTVFKLEQPSGSDQPYTLHYVLGDGSTQTLEVDLVIGADGANSRIAKEIDAGDYNYAIAFQERIRLPADKMAYYDELAEMYVGDDVSPDFYAWVFPKYDHVAVGTGTMKVNKDRIRELQAGIRARAAAKLEGGQIIKVEAHPIPEHPRPRRVVGRVALVGDAAGTVTKSSGEGIYFAAKSARMCAETIVETSNNGRRIPTEADLKVYLKRWDKAYGMTYLVLDLLQRVFYRSDATREAFVEMCSDVDVQKLTFDSYLYKTVVPANPLVQLKITAKTIGSLLRGNALAP, encoded by the coding sequence TTGTCACTTCGGGTAGCCGTTGTTGGTGGTGGTCCAGCGGGTTCCTCCGCCGCCGAAATTTTAGCCAAGGCTGGAATTGAGACCTATCTCTTTGAGCGCAAGTTAGACAATGCCAAGCCCTGTGGCGGAGCCATCCCCCTGTGCATGGTCAGTGAATTTGAGTTGCCCCCCGAAATTATTGATCGGCGGGTACGGAAAATGAAAATGATTTCCCCCTCCAACATTGAGGTGAATATCGGCCAAACCCTCAAGGATGATGAGTACATTGGTATGTGTCGCCGTGAGGTTCTAGACACCTTTATGCGCAACCGGGCGGCGGATTTGGGCACAAACCTCATCAATGGCACGGTGTTTAAGCTGGAGCAACCCAGCGGCAGTGATCAGCCCTATACCCTGCACTATGTCCTAGGGGATGGTAGCACCCAGACCCTTGAGGTGGATCTCGTCATTGGCGCGGATGGGGCAAATTCCCGCATTGCCAAGGAAATTGATGCTGGTGATTACAACTATGCCATTGCCTTTCAAGAGCGGATTCGCTTACCTGCTGACAAAATGGCCTATTACGACGAGTTGGCGGAGATGTATGTGGGCGATGATGTCTCCCCTGATTTTTATGCGTGGGTGTTTCCGAAGTACGACCACGTGGCCGTGGGCACCGGCACCATGAAGGTGAATAAAGATCGTATTCGTGAGCTACAGGCAGGCATTCGGGCGCGCGCGGCGGCCAAACTGGAAGGAGGGCAAATTATTAAAGTCGAAGCCCATCCAATTCCAGAACATCCCCGTCCGCGACGGGTGGTGGGGCGGGTTGCCCTCGTGGGGGATGCTGCCGGTACGGTAACCAAGTCCTCTGGGGAAGGGATTTATTTTGCGGCTAAGTCGGCACGGATGTGCGCTGAAACCATTGTCGAGACGTCTAACAATGGCCGTCGCATCCCCACAGAAGCTGATTTGAAGGTTTATCTCAAGCGTTGGGATAAGGCCTACGGTATGACGTACCTCGTGTTGGATTTGCTGCAACGGGTCTTTTACCGCTCGGATGCCACCCGCGAGGCGTTTGTGGAGATGTGTAGCGATGTGGATGTGCAAAAGCTTACCTTTGACAGCTACCTCTACAAAACTGTGGTGCCTGCAAATCCCCTAGTGCAGTTGAAAATTACTGCTAAAACCATTGGTAGTTTACTGCGGGGCAATGCGTTAGCACCGTAG
- the chlG gene encoding chlorophyll synthase ChlG, whose protein sequence is MTDTPDSTTPAVETAAAARQLLGMKGAKSGETNIWKIRLQLMKPITWIPLIWGVVCGAASSGGFTWSLEDILKAATCMLLSGPLMAGYTQTLNDYYDREIDAINEPYRPIPSGAISLNQVRAQIIFLVVAGLGLAVLLDVWANHPTLPVTKIALLGGFLAYIYSAPPLKLKKNGWLGNYALGASYIALPWWAGHALFGELTPTIVVLTLIYSLAGLGIAIVNDFKSVEGDRQLGLASLPVMFGVGTAAWICVLMIDIFQLGIAGYLIALHANLYAVILILLVIPQIVFQDMYFLRDPLKNDVKYQASAQPFLVLGMLVVGLALGHTLV, encoded by the coding sequence ATGACGGACACCCCTGATTCAACCACACCGGCAGTAGAGACCGCGGCAGCGGCGCGGCAACTTTTGGGCATGAAGGGTGCCAAAAGCGGAGAAACCAATATCTGGAAAATTCGCCTCCAGTTAATGAAACCCATTACCTGGATTCCTCTAATCTGGGGGGTGGTGTGTGGGGCGGCCTCCTCCGGTGGCTTTACGTGGAGCCTTGAAGATATTTTGAAGGCGGCAACCTGTATGTTGCTCTCTGGGCCGTTGATGGCGGGCTATACCCAAACCCTCAACGACTATTACGATCGCGAGATCGATGCCATTAATGAGCCGTACCGCCCAATTCCTTCAGGTGCTATTTCCCTTAACCAAGTGCGTGCCCAGATTATTTTTCTGGTAGTGGCAGGTTTGGGGTTGGCTGTACTCTTGGATGTATGGGCGAATCATCCCACCTTGCCCGTCACAAAAATTGCCCTGCTTGGTGGGTTTCTGGCCTACATCTATTCCGCGCCCCCCCTCAAGCTGAAGAAAAATGGCTGGCTGGGGAACTATGCCTTGGGAGCCAGTTACATTGCTCTGCCGTGGTGGGCGGGTCATGCCCTTTTTGGTGAATTAACACCAACGATTGTGGTACTGACCCTGATTTATAGTTTGGCGGGGTTGGGCATTGCCATTGTCAATGATTTCAAAAGTGTCGAGGGCGATCGCCAACTGGGATTGGCTTCCCTGCCGGTAATGTTTGGGGTGGGCACAGCGGCGTGGATTTGTGTCCTGATGATTGATATTTTTCAGTTGGGGATTGCGGGTTACCTTATAGCCTTGCACGCGAATCTCTACGCCGTGATTTTAATTCTGCTGGTGATTCCGCAAATTGTCTTTCAGGATATGTACTTTCTGCGGGATCCCCTAAAAAATGATGTCAAGTACCAAGCCAGTGCTCAGCCCTTTTTAGTTTTGGGAATGCTAGTGGTTGGCTTGGCGTTGGGGCACACCCTTGTTTAA
- a CDS encoding O-linked N-acetylglucosamine transferase, SPINDLY family protein → MDYLQLALRSPHPAFAKGWEKFAKKQWQNKELNKAIASFKHALSLDSHLATAWCSLGILSSSDSNLEQSRHAYEVALSLQPDWKLGIEFIRCFSYLLNVYDTPEEVLVCHQQFEKAFFEFYTAFQNASVEEIGQLHHWIGYVGMFLLPYQGLPTRHLQQMYGQFIHDVMTKIIPKGKERPAMPKLSPDIPVRVGILCGFFRMHTVWKLMLHNWIKYLNNEKIKIYAYYPQDYTDQCTEKIKRYCHKFEMGIRPLESWFELIRSDQLHLMLFPEIGMDLDVIKLASLWLAPIQCMSWGHPDTSGLPTIDYFLSSELMEPETGDSEYCEQLVRLKNLGIQFSPLPEDERAPITRQEYGLKPDAVLYGCLQSVFKYLPQFDYIYPEIAAAVGNCQFVFISHHMTKHSRQRFEARLERAFSAKNLHWQDYCFISRPLNFYGFTSMLHCLDIFLDSIEWSGGCTTLEALNYAQLPIVTTPGRFMRGRHTAGILTQLGLPELIAPTVRDYIHKAIELGQNVAYREWIRQQIQTNLPRVMADQEGLKSLEAFILQTVYSYRN, encoded by the coding sequence ATGGACTATCTTCAACTTGCCTTGCGAAGTCCCCATCCTGCATTTGCGAAAGGCTGGGAGAAATTTGCAAAGAAGCAATGGCAAAATAAAGAGCTTAATAAGGCCATTGCTAGTTTTAAGCACGCCCTCTCCTTAGATTCTCACCTTGCTACAGCATGGTGTAGCTTAGGCATTCTCAGTAGCTCTGACAGTAACTTAGAACAATCTCGGCATGCCTATGAGGTTGCGCTTTCTTTGCAACCAGACTGGAAACTTGGTATTGAATTTATACGGTGCTTTAGCTATTTACTCAATGTTTATGATACGCCAGAAGAAGTGTTAGTCTGTCATCAACAATTTGAAAAAGCCTTTTTTGAATTTTACACGGCTTTTCAAAATGCATCTGTTGAAGAAATCGGGCAACTGCATCACTGGATTGGCTATGTAGGAATGTTTCTGCTCCCCTATCAGGGATTGCCCACTCGTCATCTGCAACAGATGTATGGTCAGTTTATTCATGATGTCATGACAAAGATCATTCCCAAGGGCAAAGAGCGCCCTGCAATGCCAAAGCTCTCTCCAGACATACCGGTGCGAGTGGGCATTCTCTGTGGCTTTTTTCGCATGCATACGGTCTGGAAATTAATGCTCCATAACTGGATTAAATACTTAAACAATGAAAAAATTAAAATCTATGCTTACTACCCACAGGACTATACCGATCAATGTACCGAAAAAATTAAGCGCTACTGTCATAAATTCGAGATGGGAATCCGCCCGCTTGAATCATGGTTTGAATTGATTAGATCAGACCAACTACATCTGATGTTATTCCCGGAAATTGGCATGGACTTAGACGTGATTAAACTAGCTAGTCTGTGGTTAGCTCCCATTCAGTGCATGTCGTGGGGACACCCAGATACCTCTGGTTTGCCCACAATCGATTATTTTCTAAGTAGCGAATTAATGGAGCCAGAAACGGGTGATTCAGAGTATTGTGAACAATTAGTACGGCTTAAAAATTTAGGGATTCAGTTCAGTCCCTTACCAGAAGATGAAAGGGCACCGATTACGCGACAGGAGTACGGATTAAAGCCTGATGCAGTACTGTATGGTTGTTTACAGTCGGTGTTTAAGTATCTGCCACAGTTTGATTATATTTATCCAGAGATTGCCGCTGCCGTCGGCAACTGCCAATTTGTCTTTATCAGTCATCATATGACCAAGCATAGCCGCCAGCGGTTTGAAGCCCGCCTTGAGCGAGCATTTTCTGCCAAGAACTTGCACTGGCAAGACTATTGCTTTATCTCCCGGCCTTTGAATTTCTATGGGTTTACCTCCATGCTGCACTGCCTCGATATTTTTCTGGATTCTATTGAGTGGTCGGGGGGTTGTACAACCCTAGAAGCCCTGAACTATGCCCAACTCCCTATCGTGACCACTCCCGGACGATTTATGCGGGGGCGGCACACCGCAGGGATTTTGACCCAACTGGGGCTACCGGAACTCATTGCGCCGACCGTGAGGGACTATATCCACAAAGCGATTGAGCTCGGCCAGAATGTGGCGTACCGTGAATGGATTCGCCAGCAGATTCAGACCAATTTACCTCGAGTGATGGCAGATCAAGAAGGGCTAAAATCCCTAGAAGCATTTATTTTGCAAACGGTGTACTCCTATCGTAATTAA
- a CDS encoding CTP synthase, which yields MTKYVFVTGGVVSSIGKGIVAASLGRLLKSRQYSVSILKLDPYINVDPGTMSPFQHGEVFVTDDGAETDLDLGHYERFTDTPMSRLNSVTTGSIYQAVINKERRGDYMGGTVQVIPHITNEIKERILRVAKDKNPDVVIIEIGGTVGDIESLPFLEAIRQFRTEVGRHHVLFMHVTLVPWIPSAGEMKTKPTQHSVKELRSIGIQPDILICRCDRPLVPGIKEKLSQFCDVPVDAVIPSADAKSIYEVPLLLEREGLATQVLRLLNLEQRSPDLSQWQALVERLYRPQAPIEVAIVGKYVRLSDAYLSVVEALRHSAIALDQELHIRWVNSEEIAENGAAAYLENVAAVVVPGGFGIRGVEGKIAAIQYAREQNIPLLGLCLGMQCAVIEWARHIAGLENANSAEFDPNTAHPVIHLLPEQQDIVDLGGTMRLGLYACRLVAHSLAEQLYGETVIYERHRHRYEFNNAYRSLFLETGYVISGTSPDGRLVEIIEYPAHPFFIAVQFHPEFRSRPNQPHPLFYGLLAAATKRGTLTNSHVVSTVATEVTP from the coding sequence ATGACTAAATATGTGTTTGTTACGGGCGGCGTTGTCTCAAGTATTGGCAAGGGTATTGTCGCTGCCAGCTTAGGGCGACTGCTCAAATCGCGGCAATATTCTGTTTCAATTCTGAAGCTAGATCCCTATATCAATGTGGATCCGGGAACCATGAGTCCGTTTCAGCACGGAGAAGTGTTTGTGACGGATGATGGGGCGGAAACGGATCTGGATCTTGGCCATTACGAGCGGTTTACCGATACCCCGATGTCGCGGCTGAATAGTGTTACCACTGGCTCGATTTATCAAGCGGTCATCAATAAGGAGCGGCGGGGCGATTATATGGGGGGCACAGTACAGGTGATTCCCCACATTACGAATGAAATTAAGGAACGGATTTTGCGGGTTGCGAAGGATAAGAACCCCGATGTTGTGATTATTGAGATTGGCGGCACGGTTGGGGATATCGAGTCTTTACCGTTCCTTGAAGCTATCCGGCAGTTTCGCACAGAGGTGGGGCGGCACCATGTTCTGTTTATGCACGTTACGCTGGTGCCTTGGATTCCGTCGGCGGGGGAAATGAAAACAAAGCCCACGCAGCATTCGGTGAAGGAGTTGCGCTCGATTGGGATTCAGCCGGATATTCTCATCTGTCGCTGCGATCGCCCCTTGGTGCCGGGCATTAAGGAAAAACTCTCGCAATTTTGTGATGTGCCCGTCGATGCGGTCATTCCCTCAGCAGATGCCAAGAGTATTTACGAAGTACCGCTGCTGCTGGAACGGGAGGGGTTGGCCACCCAAGTGCTAAGGCTGTTGAACCTTGAGCAACGCTCCCCCGATCTGAGTCAGTGGCAAGCCCTAGTGGAGCGGCTCTACCGTCCCCAAGCTCCCATAGAGGTGGCGATTGTCGGTAAGTATGTCCGTTTGAGTGATGCGTACCTCTCGGTTGTGGAAGCGTTACGGCACTCGGCGATCGCCCTCGATCAAGAGTTACACATTCGCTGGGTGAACTCCGAAGAGATTGCGGAAAATGGCGCAGCGGCTTACCTCGAAAACGTGGCGGCAGTGGTTGTCCCCGGCGGCTTTGGCATTCGCGGTGTGGAGGGCAAAATTGCTGCCATTCAGTACGCCCGCGAGCAGAACATTCCCCTTTTGGGGCTGTGCCTAGGGATGCAGTGCGCCGTGATTGAATGGGCACGCCATATTGCTGGCCTAGAAAACGCCAACAGCGCCGAGTTTGACCCCAATACCGCCCATCCCGTTATTCACCTATTGCCGGAGCAGCAGGATATTGTGGATTTGGGGGGCACCATGCGCCTAGGGTTGTACGCCTGTCGGCTGGTGGCTCACTCCCTTGCTGAGCAACTCTACGGTGAAACTGTGATCTATGAGCGGCATCGCCACCGCTATGAGTTTAATAATGCTTACCGCAGCCTTTTCTTAGAAACGGGTTACGTCATTAGCGGTACCTCCCCCGATGGCCGCTTAGTCGAAATCATTGAATATCCAGCACACCCCTTCTTTATTGCGGTGCAGTTTCATCCGGAATTTCGCTCTCGTCCCAATCAACCGCACCCACTGTTTTATGGTCTCCTTGCAGCTGCAACGAAGCGCGGAACGTTGACGAACTCTCATGTCGTTTCCACCGTTGCCACAGAGGTTACGCCGTGA
- a CDS encoding RluA family pseudouridine synthase has protein sequence MATTLTLTVEQGGDRLDTFLAQHQPQLSRSRWQQLIQQGQVRINHRICDRKNHPLSGGDVLEITLPEPEPLALEPEALPLDILYEDSDLLILNKPVGLVVHPAPGHPHGTLVHGLLAHCPDLAGIGGIKRPGIVHRLDKDTSGAMVVAKTEAALHHLQAQLKSRQMQRHYLGVVYGQPSTETGSITAPIGRHERDRKKMAVVSLPKGRIATTHWQVQERFRHCALVEFHLDTGRTHQIRVHAAHLGWPLVGDPLYGRGSPVKMNLPGQALHAFRLQLIHPRTGDPIVAIAPLPAHLEKLLRLLRC, from the coding sequence ATGGCCACAACCCTAACCCTCACGGTTGAACAGGGGGGCGATCGCCTCGATACATTTTTAGCCCAGCACCAGCCGCAACTCTCCCGCTCCCGCTGGCAACAACTCATTCAGCAGGGGCAGGTACGCATTAATCACCGCATCTGCGATCGCAAAAACCACCCCCTCAGTGGCGGAGACGTCTTAGAAATTACCCTGCCGGAGCCAGAACCCCTAGCGCTTGAGCCGGAAGCGCTCCCCTTAGACATTCTCTACGAGGATAGCGATCTGCTGATCCTCAATAAGCCGGTAGGTCTAGTCGTGCATCCAGCACCGGGTCATCCCCACGGTACCCTAGTGCATGGTCTGTTGGCGCACTGTCCCGATTTGGCTGGGATTGGCGGCATCAAGCGGCCAGGCATTGTCCATCGCCTCGATAAAGATACCTCAGGGGCAATGGTAGTAGCTAAAACCGAGGCCGCCCTCCATCATCTACAAGCCCAACTCAAATCCCGCCAAATGCAGCGGCACTACCTCGGCGTGGTCTATGGACAACCCAGCACCGAAACGGGCAGCATTACTGCTCCCATCGGTCGCCATGAGCGCGATCGCAAAAAAATGGCCGTTGTCTCACTCCCCAAAGGACGCATTGCCACAACTCACTGGCAGGTTCAAGAACGCTTTCGCCACTGTGCCCTTGTGGAATTTCACCTAGACACCGGACGCACCCACCAGATTCGGGTGCACGCAGCACATCTGGGGTGGCCTTTAGTGGGGGATCCCCTCTACGGTAGAGGCTCCCCTGTGAAGATGAACCTTCCCGGGCAAGCCCTCCATGCCTTCCGGTTACAGCTGATCCACCCGCGAACCGGTGACCCGATCGTGGCGATCGCCCCCCTGCCAGCGCACCTAGAAAAACTCCTGCGCCTGCTACGGTGCTAA
- a CDS encoding glycogen/starch/alpha-glucan phosphorylase, which produces MTSLIPPGCPTVLTEDDRTGTSVETLRRAFMDNLFFVQGRFPEVATKNDHYLALAYTVRDRLLLRWLNSAKTYRDQFSRTVCYLSAEFLLGPHLGNNLINLGLYDAVAEAMQQTGLDLNVLLDQEEEPGLGNGGLGRLAACYMDSLATLEIPAIGYGIRYEYGIFDQEIRDGWQVEITDKWLRYGNPWEIARPEITLPVKFGGSTYSYTDDQGRYRVVWQPHQMVQGIAYDTPILGYKVNTANLLRLWRAEAIESFDFQAFNTGDYYGAVNEKIASENITKVLYPNDEQLQGKELRLMQQYFLCSCALQDMIRLYLQCSSDLTRFHHKFTVQLNDTHPAISVAELMRLLVDEHLLPWDTAWDITRQTFAYTNHTLLPEALEKWPLPLFGSLLPRHLQIIYEINQRFLDQVRLAYPGDQERLARLSIIDESECRYVRMANLACVGSHAINGVAALHSELLKQTVLRDFYELTPEKFSNKTNGVTPRRWMVLSNPGLTRLISNHIGEDWIKHLDQLRRLEPLAEDAGFAAEWHAVKHKNKVRLAEYIQQRVGISVDPSSIFDILVKRIHEYKRQHLCVLNIITLYQRLKDHPNLDITPHTFIFGGKAAPGYYKAKLIIKLINSVAEVVNTDPTVADRLKVVFLPDYNVTCGQRVYPAADLSEQISTAGYEASGTGNMKFALNGALTIGTLDGANVEIREEVGAENFFLFGNTVEQLQEIWRNGYRPWEIANNNPMLKRVLDLISCGHFSHGDTELFRPIVEHLWQNDRYCLLADYQSYVDCQEQATRLYRDQKQWVKMSILNVARMGKFSSDRAIREYCEDIWRVQPVHVPLADTSYIAQ; this is translated from the coding sequence ATGACCAGTTTAATTCCACCTGGTTGCCCGACGGTGCTTACAGAAGACGATCGCACCGGTACAAGTGTTGAAACATTGCGCCGCGCCTTCATGGATAACCTGTTCTTTGTCCAAGGACGGTTTCCAGAAGTTGCCACAAAAAATGATCATTACCTTGCCCTTGCCTACACTGTGCGCGATCGCCTCCTCTTGCGCTGGCTCAACTCTGCCAAAACCTATCGCGATCAATTCAGTCGCACCGTTTGCTACCTCTCGGCAGAATTCTTGCTTGGCCCGCACCTTGGTAACAACCTCATTAACTTAGGGTTGTACGATGCCGTTGCCGAAGCCATGCAGCAAACAGGCCTAGATCTCAACGTACTCCTCGATCAAGAAGAAGAACCCGGACTTGGGAACGGGGGGTTGGGTCGCCTTGCCGCCTGTTATATGGACTCATTAGCCACCCTAGAAATTCCGGCCATTGGCTATGGTATTCGCTACGAGTATGGCATCTTTGACCAAGAAATCCGCGATGGTTGGCAAGTAGAAATCACCGACAAGTGGTTACGCTACGGTAATCCGTGGGAAATTGCCCGTCCTGAAATCACTCTGCCAGTTAAGTTTGGTGGCTCCACCTACAGCTACACCGACGATCAGGGGCGCTACCGCGTCGTTTGGCAACCCCATCAGATGGTGCAGGGAATTGCCTACGATACCCCCATTCTTGGCTATAAAGTCAACACCGCCAACCTGCTGCGGCTGTGGCGGGCAGAGGCCATTGAATCCTTTGACTTCCAAGCCTTTAACACCGGTGACTATTACGGGGCGGTGAACGAGAAAATTGCCTCAGAAAACATCACCAAAGTGCTCTACCCCAACGACGAGCAACTCCAAGGCAAAGAACTGCGCCTGATGCAGCAGTATTTCTTGTGCTCCTGTGCCCTTCAGGACATGATCCGGCTCTATTTACAGTGCTCCTCAGATTTAACCCGTTTCCATCACAAGTTCACCGTCCAGCTGAACGATACCCACCCAGCCATCTCCGTGGCGGAGCTAATGCGCCTATTGGTGGATGAGCACCTGCTACCTTGGGACACAGCGTGGGATATTACCCGCCAAACCTTTGCCTATACTAACCACACCTTACTGCCTGAAGCCCTTGAAAAATGGCCACTCCCCCTCTTTGGGTCTTTGCTGCCACGGCACCTGCAAATTATCTACGAAATTAACCAGCGGTTTCTTGATCAGGTGCGGCTTGCCTATCCCGGTGATCAGGAGCGATTAGCGCGGCTTTCGATTATTGATGAAAGTGAGTGCCGCTATGTGCGCATGGCCAACTTAGCCTGTGTGGGGAGCCATGCCATCAATGGGGTGGCAGCCCTGCACTCAGAACTGCTTAAACAAACAGTACTGCGAGACTTTTACGAACTCACCCCTGAAAAGTTTTCCAATAAAACCAATGGGGTAACCCCCCGTCGCTGGATGGTGCTGAGTAATCCGGGGCTAACCCGACTGATCAGTAACCATATCGGTGAGGATTGGATTAAGCACCTCGATCAACTGCGGCGGCTTGAACCTCTTGCCGAGGATGCAGGGTTTGCCGCCGAGTGGCACGCGGTCAAACACAAAAACAAAGTGCGCCTAGCCGAGTATATTCAGCAGCGGGTGGGTATTAGCGTTGACCCCAGTTCGATTTTTGATATTTTGGTGAAACGCATTCACGAGTATAAGCGGCAACACCTGTGCGTTCTCAATATCATTACTCTTTACCAACGCCTCAAAGATCATCCGAACCTCGACATTACACCGCACACATTTATTTTTGGCGGCAAGGCGGCTCCTGGTTACTACAAGGCCAAGCTGATTATTAAACTCATTAACTCTGTAGCAGAGGTGGTCAACACCGATCCGACAGTGGCCGATCGCCTGAAGGTCGTCTTTTTGCCAGACTATAACGTTACCTGTGGTCAGCGAGTGTATCCGGCTGCCGATCTCTCTGAGCAAATTTCCACGGCGGGCTATGAAGCCTCAGGCACTGGCAACATGAAATTTGCCCTCAATGGTGCGCTGACCATTGGTACCCTCGATGGCGCCAATGTCGAAATTCGTGAAGAAGTGGGGGCTGAAAACTTCTTCCTCTTTGGCAATACCGTTGAACAGCTACAGGAGATCTGGCGCAACGGCTATCGGCCATGGGAGATTGCCAACAATAACCCCATGCTCAAGCGAGTGCTGGATCTCATCAGTTGTGGTCACTTTTCCCACGGCGATACAGAGCTATTTCGCCCCATTGTTGAGCACCTATGGCAAAACGATCGCTACTGCCTACTGGCAGATTACCAAAGCTATGTCGACTGCCAAGAGCAGGCTACGCGCCTCTATCGCGACCAAAAACAGTGGGTGAAAATGTCAATCCTGAACGTAGCACGCATGGGTAAGTTCTCCAGCGATCGCGCCATTCGTGAGTACTGCGAAGACATTTGGCGGGTACAGCCCGTTCATGTGCCCCTAGCAGACACCTCCTATATTGCCCAATGA